The Streptomyces spororaveus genome includes a region encoding these proteins:
- a CDS encoding lipid-transfer protein yields the protein MSVRTRDELGGRAAIAGIGATEFSKNSGRSELKLAVEAVHAALDDAGLTPADVDGMVTFTMDTSPEITVAQAAGIGELSFFSRIHYGGGAACATVQQAALAVATGVAEVVVCYRAFNERSGRRFGSGVQQREPSAEGAALGWSLPWGLLTPASWVAMTAQRYLHTYNLTPEAFGHVAVTDRRHAANNPAAYFHGKSITLADHAASRWIVEPLRLLDCCQETDGGQAVVVTTTERARDLRHVPAVITAAAQGAGRRQEGMTSFYRDDLNGLPEMDVVARQLWRTSGLRPSDIDVGILYDHFTPFVLMQLEEFGFCAPGEAADFVAADALPLNTHGGQLGEAYLHGMNGIAEAVRQLRGTSVNQVRGAARALVTAGTGVPTSGLILGSDG from the coding sequence ATGAGCGTCCGCACCCGCGACGAGCTCGGCGGCCGCGCCGCCATCGCCGGCATCGGAGCGACCGAGTTCTCCAAGAACTCCGGCCGCAGCGAGCTCAAGCTCGCCGTCGAGGCCGTGCACGCCGCCCTCGACGACGCCGGACTCACTCCCGCCGACGTCGACGGCATGGTCACCTTCACCATGGACACCAGTCCCGAGATCACCGTCGCCCAGGCGGCGGGCATCGGGGAGCTGTCCTTCTTCTCCCGTATCCACTACGGCGGCGGCGCGGCCTGCGCCACCGTCCAGCAGGCCGCCCTCGCCGTCGCGACCGGGGTCGCCGAGGTCGTCGTCTGCTACCGCGCCTTCAACGAGCGCTCCGGGCGCCGCTTCGGGTCCGGGGTCCAGCAGCGGGAGCCCTCGGCGGAGGGGGCGGCACTCGGCTGGTCGCTGCCCTGGGGGCTGCTGACCCCCGCCTCCTGGGTGGCCATGACCGCACAGCGCTACCTGCACACCTACAACCTCACCCCCGAGGCATTCGGGCACGTCGCGGTCACCGACCGGCGGCACGCCGCGAACAACCCCGCCGCGTACTTCCACGGCAAATCCATCACCCTCGCCGACCACGCCGCCTCGCGCTGGATCGTGGAGCCGCTGCGGCTGCTGGACTGCTGTCAGGAGACGGACGGCGGCCAGGCCGTCGTCGTCACCACGACCGAGCGGGCACGGGACCTGCGGCACGTGCCCGCCGTGATCACCGCGGCCGCACAGGGCGCCGGGCGCCGCCAGGAGGGCATGACCTCCTTCTACCGCGACGACCTCAACGGGCTGCCGGAGATGGACGTGGTCGCCCGCCAGCTGTGGCGGACCAGCGGGCTGCGGCCCTCGGACATCGACGTCGGCATCCTCTACGACCACTTCACCCCCTTCGTGCTGATGCAGCTGGAGGAGTTCGGCTTCTGTGCGCCGGGCGAGGCCGCGGATTTCGTCGCCGCGGACGCGCTGCCGCTCAACACCCACGGGGGCCAGCTCGGAGAGGCGTACCTCCATGGGATGAACGGCATCGCCGAGGCCGTCCGCCAGCTGCGCGGCACGTCCGTCAACCAGGTCAGGGGGGCGGCGCGCGCACTCGTCACGGCCGGTACCGGGGTGCCGACCTCCGGTCTGATCCTCGGTTCCGACGGCTGA
- a CDS encoding acyl-CoA dehydrogenase family protein, with the protein MDFHPTEEQAAAAGLATRILSDLATHERLAEAGTGSDAELWKALTTAGLAAAVEEIGLLGLVLLLEEQGRTTAQVPYAATCVYGILPVAAHGSPEQRARLLPALGTGEAVATGAFPERGRITADGGRLTGTAPAVPWLRDATHVLVPDADRALWLVRTDAPGVRTSPVETTAPWSAGRLTLTAAEGERLGADGAYEDALAAARTAFAGLQAGVCAGSLARAVEYTSTREQFGRPLSTNQGVMLRAADAYMDTEAIRVTTYEAAWRIDQGLPAHEHALTAAWWASEAGKRVVHAGQHLHGGLGADLDHPVHRHFLWGRQLDAYLGCGSELLAELGASIAASSACASTAEGEQA; encoded by the coding sequence ATGGACTTCCACCCCACCGAGGAACAGGCCGCCGCGGCCGGTCTCGCCACCCGGATCCTCTCCGATCTCGCCACCCACGAACGCCTCGCCGAAGCCGGCACCGGCAGTGACGCCGAGCTGTGGAAGGCCCTCACCACGGCCGGACTGGCCGCCGCGGTCGAGGAGATCGGCCTGCTCGGGCTCGTCCTGCTGCTGGAGGAGCAGGGCCGTACCACCGCTCAGGTCCCGTACGCCGCCACCTGCGTGTACGGGATCCTCCCCGTGGCCGCGCACGGCAGTCCCGAGCAGCGCGCCCGCCTGCTGCCCGCCCTCGGCACGGGCGAGGCCGTGGCCACCGGGGCCTTCCCGGAGCGTGGCCGGATCACCGCCGACGGCGGCCGGCTCACCGGGACCGCCCCGGCCGTGCCGTGGCTGCGCGACGCCACGCACGTACTGGTCCCGGACGCGGACCGGGCGCTGTGGCTCGTACGGACCGACGCGCCCGGCGTGCGGACCTCCCCGGTGGAGACCACCGCCCCCTGGTCGGCGGGCCGGCTGACGCTGACCGCGGCCGAGGGGGAACGCCTCGGCGCGGACGGTGCGTACGAGGACGCGCTCGCCGCCGCCCGTACGGCCTTCGCCGGGCTCCAGGCGGGCGTCTGCGCGGGCTCCCTGGCCCGCGCGGTGGAGTACACCTCCACCCGTGAGCAGTTCGGCAGGCCGCTCTCCACCAACCAGGGGGTCATGCTGCGCGCGGCCGACGCGTACATGGACACCGAGGCGATCCGGGTCACCACGTACGAGGCGGCCTGGCGCATCGATCAGGGCCTTCCGGCCCATGAGCACGCGCTGACGGCCGCCTGGTGGGCCTCGGAGGCGGGCAAGCGGGTCGTGCACGCGGGCCAGCACCTGCACGGCGGCCTGGGCGCCGACCTGGACCATCCCGTCCACCGGCACTTCCTGTGGGGACGCCAACTGGACGCCTACCTGGGCTGCGGCAGCGAGCTGCTGGCCGAGCTGGGGGCCTCGATCGCGGCGTCCTCCGCATGCGCTTCGACAGCAGAGGGAGAGCAGGCATGA
- a CDS encoding antibiotic biosynthesis monooxygenase, translated as MAIINTSEHTVPADNGEVNLLIARQVEPGHEETFEAWAHGILETAAGFPDHLGYGLFRPAAEGGPWFLVHRFRNQAAFQRWQDSPERAQWFSNCLGHHHTEIARRELQGMETWFAKPGTTRPAPPRWKMVISSGLAIFPISLVGNAVLGPYLVDLHFVLRTAAFAVVFSTLMTYVAMPAVSRLLRPWLTRG; from the coding sequence ATGGCCATCATCAACACGAGCGAGCACACCGTCCCCGCCGACAACGGGGAGGTGAATCTGCTCATCGCACGGCAGGTGGAGCCCGGCCACGAGGAGACCTTCGAGGCCTGGGCCCACGGCATCCTGGAGACGGCCGCGGGCTTCCCGGACCACCTCGGGTACGGGCTCTTCCGCCCGGCGGCGGAGGGCGGGCCGTGGTTCCTGGTGCACCGCTTCCGCAATCAGGCCGCGTTCCAGCGCTGGCAGGACTCCCCGGAGCGGGCGCAGTGGTTCTCCAACTGCCTGGGCCACCACCACACGGAGATAGCCCGCCGGGAACTGCAGGGCATGGAGACCTGGTTCGCCAAGCCGGGTACGACCCGGCCCGCGCCGCCGCGGTGGAAGATGGTGATCAGCTCGGGGCTGGCCATCTTCCCGATCTCGCTGGTCGGCAACGCGGTGCTCGGGCCGTACCTCGTGGATCTGCATTTCGTGCTGCGGACGGCCGCCTTCGCCGTCGTGTTCAGCACCCTGATGACCTACGTGGCCATGCCCGCGGTCAGCAGGCTGCTGCGGCCATGGCTCACCCGGGGTTAG
- a CDS encoding acyl-CoA dehydrogenase family protein — MHLAPTEGQLRLRAELRAYFKDLLPDGLPDDPAGQRELLRRIGADGLLGLGWPVEYGGQDRGAAEQFVFFDEAYRAGAPVSMVTLNTVGPTLMKYGTEEQKDYFLPRILAGDIVFAIGYSEPEAGTDLAALRTRAVRDGSDWLIDGQKIFTSNAQNADWIWLACRTDPEAPKHKGISIILVPTDTPGFSWTPIDTVGGLTTTATYYDGVRVPAGHLVGPEHGGWGLITNQLNHERVALAAIGMQAEDFYAHALGHARTPDPVTGDRPADLPWVQSRLAEAHARLAAVRLLNWRLVQDVGSGALAPGDASGVKFLGTESTVEVYRMCQEVVGEEALIRGPAAFAGGELERMNRAAQINTFGGGVSEVQREIVAMMRLGMKGRKR; from the coding sequence GTGCACCTCGCCCCGACCGAAGGCCAGTTGCGGCTCCGCGCCGAACTGCGCGCGTACTTCAAGGACCTGCTGCCGGACGGCCTTCCCGATGATCCGGCCGGCCAGCGCGAGCTCCTGCGCCGCATAGGCGCCGACGGGCTGCTCGGCCTCGGCTGGCCCGTCGAGTACGGCGGTCAGGACCGCGGCGCCGCCGAGCAGTTCGTCTTCTTCGACGAGGCCTACCGGGCCGGAGCCCCCGTCTCCATGGTCACGCTCAACACCGTCGGCCCCACCCTGATGAAGTACGGGACCGAGGAGCAGAAGGACTACTTCCTCCCCCGGATCCTCGCGGGCGACATCGTCTTCGCCATCGGTTACTCCGAACCCGAGGCCGGCACCGACCTCGCCGCCCTGCGCACGCGGGCGGTCCGCGACGGGTCCGACTGGCTGATCGACGGGCAGAAGATCTTCACTTCCAACGCCCAGAACGCGGACTGGATCTGGCTCGCCTGCCGCACCGACCCCGAGGCCCCCAAGCACAAGGGCATCTCGATCATCCTGGTGCCCACCGACACCCCGGGTTTCTCCTGGACCCCGATCGACACCGTCGGCGGGCTCACCACCACGGCCACGTACTACGACGGCGTCCGCGTGCCCGCCGGCCATCTCGTCGGCCCCGAGCACGGCGGCTGGGGCCTGATCACCAACCAGCTCAACCACGAGCGCGTCGCCCTCGCCGCCATCGGCATGCAGGCCGAGGACTTCTACGCGCACGCGCTCGGCCACGCCCGCACCCCCGACCCGGTCACCGGTGACCGGCCCGCCGACCTCCCCTGGGTGCAGTCCCGGCTCGCCGAGGCGCACGCACGGCTGGCCGCCGTACGCCTCCTCAACTGGCGCCTCGTCCAGGACGTCGGCAGCGGGGCCCTGGCCCCCGGTGACGCCAGCGGGGTGAAGTTCCTCGGGACCGAGTCCACGGTCGAGGTGTACCGGATGTGCCAGGAGGTGGTGGGTGAGGAGGCCCTGATCCGCGGGCCCGCGGCCTTCGCGGGCGGCGAGCTCGAACGGATGAACCGGGCCGCACAGATCAACACGTTCGGCGGCGGGGTCAGCGAGGTCCAGCGGGAGATCGTCGCCATGATGCGGCTCGGCATGAAGGGGAGGAAGCGATGA
- a CDS encoding bifunctional MaoC family dehydratase N-terminal/OB-fold nucleic acid binding domain-containing protein — protein sequence MTAGAEVGVDENGARDVAGAEAGAEAAAEEAARFHTLLAVFEGRPAATAGRGKDAVNEPMIRHWCEAMGDANPAYTGPDAVAPPTMLQAWTMGGLSGHSDRSSAYDELLALLDGAGFTSVVATDCEQEYHRPLRPGAAITFDAVIETVSARKTTKLGTGHFVTTRMDVQADGELAGTHRFRILKYAPAARREKKPEARRPRPVVNRDNQGFWDGVRDHKLLIQRCTSCTALRFPWLPGCNACGSPDWDSVEASGAGTVFSYVVMHHPPFPAFDPPYAVALVELAEGVRMISNITGVPYDKVRIGLPVQLEFLRVDDGLELPVFRGSEG from the coding sequence ATGACGGCGGGCGCGGAAGTGGGCGTGGACGAGAACGGGGCCCGGGATGTGGCCGGGGCAGAGGCCGGGGCAGAGGCCGCCGCCGAGGAGGCGGCCCGGTTCCACACGCTGCTGGCGGTCTTCGAGGGCCGGCCGGCCGCCACCGCGGGCCGGGGCAAGGACGCGGTCAACGAGCCGATGATCCGCCACTGGTGCGAGGCGATGGGCGATGCCAACCCCGCCTACACCGGGCCGGACGCCGTCGCGCCGCCCACCATGCTCCAGGCCTGGACCATGGGCGGACTCTCCGGTCACTCGGACCGGTCCTCCGCCTACGACGAGCTCCTCGCGCTCCTCGACGGCGCCGGCTTCACCTCCGTGGTCGCCACCGACTGCGAGCAGGAGTACCACCGCCCGCTGCGCCCCGGCGCCGCGATCACCTTCGACGCCGTCATCGAGACCGTGTCCGCCCGCAAGACGACCAAGCTGGGCACCGGCCACTTCGTGACCACCCGCATGGACGTCCAGGCGGACGGGGAGCTCGCCGGCACCCACCGCTTCCGGATCCTCAAGTACGCCCCCGCGGCCAGGCGGGAGAAGAAGCCCGAAGCCCGGCGTCCCCGCCCGGTGGTCAACCGCGACAACCAGGGATTCTGGGACGGGGTGCGCGATCACAAGCTGCTGATCCAGCGCTGCACCTCCTGCACGGCCCTCCGCTTCCCGTGGCTACCCGGCTGCAACGCCTGCGGGAGCCCCGACTGGGACAGCGTCGAGGCCTCCGGTGCCGGCACGGTCTTCAGCTACGTCGTCATGCACCACCCGCCCTTCCCGGCCTTCGACCCGCCCTACGCGGTCGCCCTCGTCGAGCTCGCCGAAGGGGTCCGGATGATCAGCAACATCACGGGGGTGCCCTACGACAAGGTGCGCATCGGCCTCCCCGTCCAGCTGGAGTTCCTGCGCGTCGACGACGGCCTCGAACTCCCCGTCTTCCGCGGGAGCGAGGGCTGA
- a CDS encoding MaoC family dehydratase gives MKVGDTLPPLEIPVTRTLIVAGAIASRDYQDVHHDAALAQEKGSPDIFMNILTTNGLVGRYITDHLGPRAVLRKVAIRLGAPNYPGDTMTLTGTVTAVSGTTVEIRVVGANGLGHHVSGTVTAEVPA, from the coding sequence ATGAAGGTCGGCGACACGCTGCCGCCGCTGGAGATACCGGTCACCCGCACGCTGATCGTCGCGGGCGCGATCGCCTCCCGCGACTACCAGGACGTGCACCACGACGCGGCGCTCGCGCAGGAGAAGGGCTCCCCGGACATCTTCATGAACATCCTGACCACGAACGGCCTGGTCGGCCGCTACATCACCGACCACCTCGGGCCGCGCGCCGTCCTGCGCAAGGTGGCCATCCGCCTCGGCGCCCCCAACTATCCGGGCGACACGATGACCCTCACGGGCACCGTCACCGCGGTTTCCGGGACCACCGTCGAGATCCGCGTCGTAGGCGCCAACGGCCTCGGCCACCACGTGTCGGGAACGGTCACCGCGGAGGTCCCGGCATGA
- a CDS encoding SigE family RNA polymerase sigma factor has protein sequence MTTPVCTLASNPTPYPSFSAYVRTRGSVLMRTARSLTANPCDAEDLLQTALAKTYVAWDRIEDHRALDGYVRRTLVNTRTSQWRKRKVDEFACEELPETEAAPACDPAEAQALRDAMWRAVTRLPDRQRAMVVLRYYEDLSEAQTAELLGVSVGTVKSAVSRALGKLREDPELMPVR, from the coding sequence ATGACCACGCCTGTGTGTACGCTCGCCTCGAATCCGACGCCGTACCCGTCGTTCTCGGCGTACGTCCGGACCCGCGGCTCGGTCCTGATGCGCACCGCGCGCTCCCTCACCGCCAACCCGTGCGATGCGGAGGACCTGCTCCAGACGGCCCTCGCGAAGACGTACGTGGCCTGGGACCGGATCGAGGACCACCGCGCCCTGGACGGCTACGTCCGGCGGACCCTCGTCAACACCCGTACCTCCCAGTGGCGCAAGCGAAAGGTCGACGAGTTCGCGTGCGAGGAGCTCCCGGAGACCGAGGCGGCCCCGGCCTGCGACCCCGCCGAGGCACAGGCACTGCGCGACGCCATGTGGCGCGCCGTGACCCGGCTGCCCGACCGCCAGCGGGCCATGGTCGTCCTGCGCTACTACGAGGACCTGAGCGAGGCGCAGACGGCGGAACTGCTCGGAGTCTCGGTCGGCACGGTCAAGAGCGCGGTCTCCCGCGCTCTGGGCAAGCTCCGTGAGGACCCGGAGCTCATGCCGGTGCGGTGA
- a CDS encoding DUF6344 domain-containing protein has product MAHRSILTSIWTSVLAALVALLSGFGLAGKSASAQAVASTPAAAGTAATAVRRPAFAARRTWRAMMRGGSLPPTIKQRIRAEAHGKTPSVRRSTTAAAMGAGTATASRTLTPVAAPAAAIAAPATKTAAAAAAAAKATVGAGGARGALALAA; this is encoded by the coding sequence ATGGCTCACCGCAGCATCCTCACGTCGATCTGGACCTCCGTCCTCGCCGCCCTGGTGGCCCTCCTCTCCGGCTTCGGTCTCGCGGGGAAGTCGGCCTCGGCCCAGGCCGTCGCCTCCACCCCCGCCGCTGCGGGCACCGCGGCCACCGCCGTACGCCGGCCGGCCTTCGCGGCCAGGCGGACCTGGCGGGCGATGATGCGGGGCGGTTCGCTGCCGCCGACCATCAAGCAGCGGATCCGCGCCGAGGCGCACGGCAAGACCCCTTCCGTACGACGCTCCACCACCGCCGCAGCCATGGGCGCGGGTACGGCCACCGCCTCCCGGACGCTGACCCCGGTCGCAGCGCCTGCCGCGGCCATCGCGGCGCCTGCCACGAAAACCGCAGCCGCAGCCGCAGCCGCAGCCAAAGCCACAGTCGGCGCCGGTGGTGCCCGGGGCGCACTCGCCCTCGCCGCGTAG
- a CDS encoding long-chain fatty acid--CoA ligase: MLSTMQDVPLLVTRILRHGMTIHGKSQVTTWTGEAEPHRRSFAEIGNRATRLAGALRDELGVQQDERVATLMWNNAEHVEAYFAIPSMGAVLHTLNLRLPPEQLVFIVNHAADRVVLVNGTLLPLLAPLLPHLPTVEHVVVSGIGDRSVLEGLNVRVHEYEELLAGSSDSFDWPELDERQAAAMCYTSGTTGDPKGVVYSHRSVYLHSMQVNMTESMGLTDRDTTLVVVPQFHVNAWGLPHATFMTGINMLMPDRFLQPAPLAEMIEREKPSHAAAVPTIWQGLLAEVTANPRDLTSMKQVTIGGAACPPSLMEAYDKLGVRVCHAWGMTETSPLGTMAHPPAGLSAEEEWPYRITQGRFPAGVEARLIGPGGDLLPWDGESAGELEVRGNWIASSYYGGVSGEPIRPEDKFSADGWLKTGDVGVISADGFLTLTDRAKDVIKSGGEWISSVDLENALMAHPEVAEAAVVAVPDEKWGERPLATVVLREGASVPYTVLREFLAQTVAKWQLPERWTFIEAVPKTSVGKFDKKVIRRQYADGALDVTKLD, encoded by the coding sequence TTGCTCAGCACCATGCAGGACGTACCGCTCCTCGTCACCCGCATACTCCGCCACGGGATGACGATCCACGGGAAGTCCCAGGTCACGACCTGGACCGGGGAGGCCGAGCCGCACCGCCGCAGCTTCGCCGAGATCGGCAACCGCGCCACCCGACTCGCCGGCGCCCTGCGCGACGAGCTCGGAGTGCAGCAGGACGAGCGGGTCGCCACCCTCATGTGGAACAACGCCGAGCACGTCGAGGCGTACTTCGCGATCCCCTCCATGGGCGCGGTCCTGCACACCCTCAACCTGCGGCTCCCCCCTGAGCAGCTGGTCTTCATCGTCAACCACGCGGCCGACCGGGTGGTGCTGGTCAACGGCACCCTGCTGCCGCTGCTCGCGCCGCTGCTGCCGCACCTGCCGACCGTCGAGCACGTGGTGGTCAGCGGCATCGGCGACCGCTCCGTGCTCGAAGGCCTGAACGTGCGCGTGCACGAGTACGAGGAGCTCCTCGCGGGCAGCTCCGACAGCTTCGACTGGCCCGAGCTGGACGAGCGCCAGGCGGCCGCGATGTGCTACACCTCCGGCACCACCGGGGACCCCAAGGGCGTCGTCTACTCCCACCGCTCGGTCTACCTGCACTCCATGCAGGTCAACATGACCGAGTCGATGGGGCTGACCGACAGGGACACCACCCTCGTCGTGGTCCCGCAGTTCCACGTGAATGCCTGGGGGCTGCCGCACGCCACCTTCATGACCGGTATCAACATGTTGATGCCCGACCGGTTCCTGCAGCCCGCCCCGCTCGCCGAGATGATCGAGCGGGAGAAGCCCTCGCACGCTGCGGCCGTCCCCACCATCTGGCAGGGACTGCTGGCGGAGGTCACCGCCAACCCGCGCGACCTGACCTCGATGAAGCAGGTCACCATCGGCGGCGCGGCCTGTCCGCCCTCCCTGATGGAGGCGTACGACAAGCTCGGGGTCCGCGTCTGCCACGCCTGGGGCATGACCGAGACTTCGCCGCTGGGCACGATGGCGCACCCGCCGGCGGGCCTGAGCGCCGAGGAGGAGTGGCCCTACCGGATCACCCAGGGCCGCTTCCCGGCAGGCGTCGAGGCCCGCCTGATCGGTCCCGGCGGCGACCTCCTGCCCTGGGACGGGGAGTCGGCGGGCGAGCTGGAGGTGCGCGGCAACTGGATCGCGAGCTCCTACTACGGCGGTGTCTCCGGCGAACCCATCCGCCCCGAGGACAAGTTCAGCGCCGACGGCTGGCTCAAGACCGGCGATGTCGGTGTGATCAGCGCCGACGGCTTCCTCACCCTCACCGACCGCGCCAAGGACGTCATCAAGTCCGGCGGCGAGTGGATCTCCAGCGTGGACCTGGAGAACGCGCTGATGGCGCACCCCGAGGTCGCCGAGGCCGCGGTCGTCGCCGTCCCCGACGAGAAGTGGGGGGAGCGCCCGCTGGCCACGGTCGTCCTCAGGGAGGGTGCGAGCGTGCCCTACACGGTTCTGCGCGAGTTCCTCGCCCAGACCGTCGCCAAGTGGCAGCTGCCGGAGCGCTGGACGTTCATCGAGGCGGTTCCGAAGACCAGCGTCGGCAAGTTCGACAAGAAGGTGATCCGCAGGCAGTACGCGGACGGCGCGCTGGACGTCACCAAGCTCGACTGA